A stretch of Vigna angularis cultivar LongXiaoDou No.4 chromosome 4, ASM1680809v1, whole genome shotgun sequence DNA encodes these proteins:
- the LOC128196315 gene encoding B3 domain-containing protein At2g33720-like translates to MQYQEITGFVESSHVSTDLSLSLASSENKSNERNRKGRKKKSMKMENDEWKCSTSLVLCENPWKIRKVLTTSDTGGLSRLLLREYVGENFMLPVLDAHAHRKVISGTGSSVSVWDVDTMSMHNLILKRWPSLNSFVLVGKWNRDFVLRRALNTGDEIGLLWDSFKHCFLFSVLKRNH, encoded by the coding sequence ATGCAGTACCAAGAAATAACAGGTTTTGTAGAATCATCCCATGTTTCGACAGATTTATCACTAAGTTTAGCATCCTCCGAAAACAAAAGCAATGAGAGAAACAGAAAGGggagaaagaaaaagtcaaTGAAAATGGAGAATGATGAGTGGAAGTGTTCAACATCGCTGGTGCTTTGCGAGAATCCATGGAAGATAAGGAAAGTGTTGACCACGAGCGACACTGGGGGACTCAGCAGGCTCTTGCTGAGGGAATATGTGGGGGAGAACTTCATGCTGCCCGTGCTGGATGCACATGCGCACAGAAAGGTCATAAGTGGAACGGGCAGCTCGGTCAGCGTGTGGGACGTTGACACCATGTCCATGCACAACCTCATTCTCAAGCGTTGGCCTTCTCTCAACAGCTTTGTTCTCGTTGGAAAATGGAACCGTGACTTTGTTCTCAGAAGAGCCTTGAACACAGGCGATGAAATTGGACTGCTCTGGGATTCCTTCAAACACTGCTTCCTATTTTCTGTGCTCAAACGCAATCACTAG
- the LOC108321113 gene encoding protein RGF1 INDUCIBLE TRANSCRIPTION FACTOR 1 isoform X2 gives MVRERDIMGTYSSSRACGGGDMNEKPAWLERLMAETFFGACGVHQDRRKNEKNVFCLHCCLSICPHCLSSHRSHPLLQPYTINSAKVIFLNQRPQSRTCKGPANACFTCDRILQEPFHFCSLSCKVDYMVYAGQSLSNILHRFDESDFAISQFEGLRVDGSEVTDEDTQIAPSSSYSNTEATSNSVISCEPNNNVKKGKGNTFLPGIVLSLGSRRKGAPHRAPLS, from the exons atggtgagagagagagacatCATGGGCACATACTCATCATCAAGAGCCTGTGGTGGGGGAGACATGAATGAGAAACCTGCATGGCTAGAGAGGTTGATGGCTGAGACATTCTTTGGTGCCTGTGGGGTCCACCAGGATCGCAGGAAGAACGAGAAGAACGTCTTTTGCTTGCACTGTTGCCTTAGCATCTGCCCCCACTGCCTCTCTTCCCACCGTTCTCACCCTCTACTCCAG CCCTATACTATAAACAGTGCCAAAGTAATATTCTTAAATCAGAGGCCACAATCAAGGACATGCAAAGGTCCTGCCAATGCTTGCTTCACTTGTGACAGGATTCTTCAGGAGCCATTTCATTTCTGTTCTCTATCATGCAAG GTTGATTACATGGTGTACGCGGGTCAAAGCTTGTCAAACATTTTACATCGATTCGATGAATCTGATTTTGCAATATCGCAGTTCGAGGGTTTAAGAGTGGATGGTTCAGAGGTAACTGATGAAGATACCCAGATTGCCCCTAGCTCCTCTTACTCCAACACTGAGGCCACCAGCAATTCCGTAATTTCATGTGAACCTAATAACAACGTGAAGAAGGGCAAGGGCAACACCTTCCTTCCAGGGATCGTCCTTTCTCTTGGCAGTAGAAGAAAGGGTGCCCCTCACAGGGCCCCCCTCTCCTGA
- the LOC108321113 gene encoding protein RGF1 INDUCIBLE TRANSCRIPTION FACTOR 1 isoform X1 — MVRERDIMGTYSSSRACGGGDMNEKPAWLERLMAETFFGACGVHQDRRKNEKNVFCLHCCLSICPHCLSSHRSHPLLQVRRYVYHDVIRLDDLEKLIDCSNIQPYTINSAKVIFLNQRPQSRTCKGPANACFTCDRILQEPFHFCSLSCKVDYMVYAGQSLSNILHRFDESDFAISQFEGLRVDGSEVTDEDTQIAPSSSYSNTEATSNSVISCEPNNNVKKGKGNTFLPGIVLSLGSRRKGAPHRAPLS; from the exons atggtgagagagagagacatCATGGGCACATACTCATCATCAAGAGCCTGTGGTGGGGGAGACATGAATGAGAAACCTGCATGGCTAGAGAGGTTGATGGCTGAGACATTCTTTGGTGCCTGTGGGGTCCACCAGGATCGCAGGAAGAACGAGAAGAACGTCTTTTGCTTGCACTGTTGCCTTAGCATCTGCCCCCACTGCCTCTCTTCCCACCGTTCTCACCCTCTACTCCAG GTGCGAAGGTATGTTTATCACGACGTGATTCGATTAGATGATCTGGAAAAACTCATTGATTGTTCCAATATTCAG CCCTATACTATAAACAGTGCCAAAGTAATATTCTTAAATCAGAGGCCACAATCAAGGACATGCAAAGGTCCTGCCAATGCTTGCTTCACTTGTGACAGGATTCTTCAGGAGCCATTTCATTTCTGTTCTCTATCATGCAAG GTTGATTACATGGTGTACGCGGGTCAAAGCTTGTCAAACATTTTACATCGATTCGATGAATCTGATTTTGCAATATCGCAGTTCGAGGGTTTAAGAGTGGATGGTTCAGAGGTAACTGATGAAGATACCCAGATTGCCCCTAGCTCCTCTTACTCCAACACTGAGGCCACCAGCAATTCCGTAATTTCATGTGAACCTAATAACAACGTGAAGAAGGGCAAGGGCAACACCTTCCTTCCAGGGATCGTCCTTTCTCTTGGCAGTAGAAGAAAGGGTGCCCCTCACAGGGCCCCCCTCTCCTGA